A window from Sinanaerobacter sp. ZZT-01 encodes these proteins:
- a CDS encoding flavodoxin — MSKIAVVYWSGTGNTEAMANFVLEGAKATGTQADLLTAGEFSADKMDEYDAVAFGCPSMGAEQLEEAEFEPMFSSVKSKIKDKKIALFGSYGWGDGEWMRNWEAACSDEGANFVCDYVICNEAPDEDGQMACKALGESLTK, encoded by the coding sequence ATGAGTAAAATAGCAGTAGTTTATTGGAGTGGTACAGGAAATACAGAAGCGATGGCAAACTTTGTTTTAGAAGGTGCAAAGGCTACAGGAACACAGGCAGACTTACTTACAGCAGGGGAATTTTCTGCGGATAAGATGGATGAATACGATGCAGTTGCGTTTGGTTGTCCGTCTATGGGAGCAGAACAATTGGAGGAAGCGGAATTTGAACCAATGTTTTCTTCAGTAAAATCTAAAATTAAGGATAAAAAAATTGCGTTGTTTGGTTCCTACGGGTGGGGAGACGGCGAATGGATGAGAAACTGGGAGGCAGCTTGCAGTGATGAAGGTGCAAATTTTGTTTGTGATTATGTAATTTGCAATGAAGCGCCGGATGAGGATGGGCAGATGGCTTGCAAAGCTCTTGGTGAATCCTTGACAAAATAA
- a CDS encoding M15 family metallopeptidase — protein sequence MNDKGDLVRLLDLDPDFVIELKYATSNNFTGQAIYASNECYINKNTAKLLIEAKNIFQSDGYRVKILDAYRPIRAQKRFYEILPDPNFVAPPPDISNVTKFRANHLNGLCVDLTLIDQNGNEIEMPSAFDDFTEKASLSCQTISETGRKNATYMKQVMERVGFEGYEYEWWHFYDRRTPPTAFLDFPI from the coding sequence ATGAATGACAAAGGAGATTTAGTCAGACTGCTTGATTTGGATCCTGATTTTGTAATTGAATTGAAATATGCAACATCAAATAACTTTACCGGTCAAGCTATTTACGCTTCAAACGAATGCTACATCAATAAAAACACGGCAAAGCTTCTGATTGAAGCAAAAAATATTTTTCAGTCGGATGGTTATCGTGTTAAAATTCTAGATGCCTATCGTCCAATCCGAGCTCAAAAACGGTTTTATGAGATATTGCCAGATCCAAATTTTGTTGCTCCGCCTCCCGATATAAGCAACGTAACAAAATTTCGTGCAAATCATCTAAATGGACTTTGCGTCGATTTAACTTTAATTGACCAAAATGGAAATGAAATTGAAATGCCGTCTGCATTTGATGATTTTACAGAAAAAGCAAGCCTTTCCTGCCAAACGATCTCTGAAACAGGAAGAAAAAATGCCACTTACATGAAGCAGGTTATGGAGCGTGTTGGCTTTGAAGGATATGAATACGAATGGTGGCACTTTTATGACAGACGCACTCCGCCAACTGCTTTTCTTGATTTTCCAATTTAA
- a CDS encoding N-acetylmuramoyl-L-alanine amidase has product MAIKIFIDQGHNPVNPNAGAEANGLREQDINYEVGVRLAALLNANPDFEARLSRNSPTEQLGTSTATSLQTRVSMANNWGADFFISLHCNASEIVSASGSEAFVFYENSPAYYMAERILEGLNYMTGLQNRGVFTRPSLFVLRATAMPSVLVEMGYLTNPNDAYLLSTDPQSFAVGIYNGILAYYGLL; this is encoded by the coding sequence ATGGCTATTAAGATCTTTATTGACCAAGGACATAATCCGGTTAACCCAAATGCTGGTGCGGAAGCAAACGGATTGAGAGAACAAGATATCAATTATGAAGTGGGTGTCAGGCTGGCGGCACTCTTAAATGCAAATCCAGACTTTGAGGCAAGATTATCCAGGAATTCCCCAACAGAACAGCTCGGCACCAGTACGGCAACGAGTCTGCAAACCAGAGTATCTATGGCAAATAATTGGGGAGCAGATTTCTTTATCAGCTTACATTGCAACGCAAGTGAAATTGTATCGGCAAGTGGCAGTGAAGCCTTTGTATTTTATGAAAACAGCCCGGCTTACTATATGGCAGAGCGCATTTTAGAAGGCTTAAACTATATGACAGGATTGCAGAACAGGGGAGTTTTCACTCGACCATCCCTCTTTGTACTTAGAGCAACTGCAATGCCATCGGTGCTAGTGGAAATGGGATATCTCACAAATCCAAATGATGCGTACTTGTTATCCACAGATCCTCAAAGCTTTGCAGTAGGTATCTATAATGGCATCTTAGCGTATTATGGATTATTATAG
- a CDS encoding metal-dependent transcriptional regulator, translated as MEKQNEFYTTRGYQRLNDEKKLLTSSMEDYVEMIYRMSLNTEYIRVNQVARELNVRPSSVTKIIQKLNILGIVYYQKYGVIQLTKKGTEMGFFLYKRHTVIENFLTKLGVTETLLKDTEMIEHAISSSTLEKITIINHFLDSHPEILKMYKNYKEDYLSSQKK; from the coding sequence TGGAAAAACAAAATGAGTTTTATACAACGCGCGGCTATCAACGCCTTAATGATGAAAAAAAATTACTAACTTCCAGTATGGAAGACTATGTGGAAATGATATACCGTATGAGCTTAAACACAGAGTACATCCGTGTGAACCAGGTGGCAAGAGAATTAAATGTACGCCCATCTTCTGTGACAAAAATCATTCAAAAGCTAAATATACTGGGGATTGTTTATTACCAGAAATACGGTGTCATCCAGCTGACTAAAAAAGGGACAGAAATGGGTTTTTTCCTTTATAAACGGCATACTGTTATTGAAAATTTTTTAACAAAACTAGGTGTAACGGAAACACTTTTAAAAGATACTGAAATGATCGAACATGCGATTAGCTCATCTACATTAGAAAAAATTACGATTATCAATCATTTTTTAGATTCACATCCTGAAATTCTAAAAATGTATAAAAATTATAAAGAGGACTATTTGAGCTCCCAAAAGAAATAA